The Syntrophorhabdaceae bacterium genome includes a region encoding these proteins:
- a CDS encoding alpha/beta fold hydrolase: MTQRMISHRDDTRKGRAFFPGVLTRKRACIVLILALLVLSGCATPVGIGYLDGQESYLNLTANVLTHSTLSAPTTQILNRNGLAQRFKSHPAEVIASIHRGVSIENEADRLFALAELSFLHASQSEDRSYYLASAIYAYTLLFPKDFSRSLDGFDPRFRTAVDIYNLGIAAGLSSSDGLEVDLTGGTYRLPFGEFTLSVNPRSFRWSSYRLVSFVNASRLSIRGLRNEYRWPGIGAALVAATKYVSVNADPVTAKVPPDVKVAVTAFIRFDDPDEGLKRGSLTGKLELYTTDTATTVTVEGRTVPLEFDTSSAVAASLEGSEVYKTEIKGFFSGNFLFFPDQSRFRENIFFMSPYRQGHIPVVFIHGTASSPARWMEMVNELQNDRRLWGRYQFWSFTYNTGNPILYSGGLLTEGLKEVVRALDPHGRDPALKEMVIIGHSQGGLLTKLAVIDSGTRFWDATSNVPFGKLDVSDNTREMLGRSVFYKPLPFVRRVIFISTPHRGSYVAGGWIGRLAGKFISLPFRMVEGMKEVVTRNPDAVDLSTLEGVPRSTANMDPVSVFIKVFSSIPIAPGVPAHSIISVRNPDAPKAKWTDGVVKYESAHLDGAASELVVHSGHSCQSEPQTIEEVRRILLLHIGVQ, translated from the coding sequence ATGACCCAACGTATGATCTCCCACCGGGACGACACAAGAAAAGGCAGAGCGTTTTTCCCCGGCGTGCTCACCAGGAAGCGGGCCTGCATAGTCCTCATCCTTGCCCTTCTTGTTCTTTCCGGGTGTGCAACGCCCGTGGGAATTGGTTATCTTGACGGGCAGGAATCATACCTGAATCTTACGGCAAATGTTCTCACCCATTCAACCCTCAGCGCGCCGACCACACAGATCTTGAACCGCAATGGACTTGCGCAAAGGTTCAAAAGCCATCCGGCGGAGGTGATCGCCTCCATACACAGGGGCGTTTCCATCGAGAATGAAGCGGACAGGCTCTTTGCGCTGGCGGAGCTTTCTTTTCTTCATGCCTCCCAGAGCGAGGACAGGTCCTACTATCTTGCATCCGCCATCTATGCGTACACACTGCTCTTCCCGAAGGATTTCTCCCGTTCCCTCGACGGTTTCGACCCCAGGTTCCGCACCGCCGTTGATATCTATAACCTGGGAATAGCCGCGGGCCTGAGTTCTTCCGACGGGCTGGAGGTCGATCTCACGGGCGGTACGTACCGGCTGCCCTTCGGGGAGTTTACTCTTTCCGTGAACCCGAGATCGTTTCGGTGGAGTTCGTATCGGCTGGTAAGTTTCGTCAATGCCTCGAGGCTTTCCATCCGCGGACTGCGCAACGAGTACCGTTGGCCCGGGATAGGGGCGGCGCTTGTGGCCGCCACAAAGTACGTCTCCGTTAACGCCGATCCTGTTACCGCCAAGGTACCGCCGGACGTAAAGGTGGCGGTCACGGCTTTCATACGATTTGATGATCCCGATGAGGGCCTGAAGAGAGGCTCGCTGACAGGGAAACTTGAGCTTTATACCACCGATACCGCAACAACAGTCACCGTCGAAGGCCGGACGGTGCCTCTTGAATTCGATACCTCCTCGGCGGTGGCGGCCAGCCTCGAAGGGTCGGAGGTGTACAAGACGGAGATAAAAGGCTTCTTTTCCGGTAATTTCCTGTTTTTTCCCGATCAGTCCCGGTTCCGAGAGAATATTTTTTTCATGAGTCCATACAGGCAGGGGCATATCCCGGTGGTCTTTATTCATGGAACCGCCTCAAGCCCGGCCCGCTGGATGGAGATGGTCAATGAATTGCAGAACGACCGGCGTCTCTGGGGCCGCTACCAGTTCTGGTCTTTCACGTACAACACGGGGAACCCGATCCTGTATTCAGGGGGGCTCCTGACGGAGGGCCTCAAAGAGGTGGTGCGCGCTCTTGACCCGCATGGCAGGGATCCGGCCCTCAAGGAAATGGTCATCATAGGCCACAGCCAGGGCGGACTTCTGACAAAGCTCGCCGTCATCGACAGCGGAACGCGTTTTTGGGACGCCACAAGCAATGTTCCTTTCGGCAAGCTCGATGTTTCGGACAATACGCGGGAAATGCTCGGGAGGAGTGTATTCTATAAGCCGCTCCCCTTTGTCCGGAGGGTCATATTCATCTCGACGCCTCACCGGGGCAGCTATGTTGCGGGGGGATGGATAGGGAGGCTTGCCGGCAAATTCATTTCCTTGCCCTTTCGAATGGTTGAGGGCATGAAAGAGGTAGTCACCCGGAACCCCGACGCCGTCGATCTGTCCACCCTCGAGGGCGTTCCCAGGAGCACCGCGAACATGGATCCCGTCAGTGTCTTCATCAAGGTATTTTCCTCCATTCCCATAGCGCCGGGAGTCCCCGCACATTCCATCATCTCCGTGCGCAATCCCGACGCCCCGAAAGCTAAGTGGACTGACGGCGTTGTCAAGTACGAAAGCGCCCACCTCGACGGCGCGGCCTCGGAACTTGTCGTCCATTCGGGCCACTCCTGCCAGTCGGAGCCGCAGACAATAGAAGAGGTTCGCCGCATCCTCCTCCTGCATATAGGCGTTCAGTAG
- a CDS encoding DUF169 domain-containing protein translates to MDTQLKERFVRLWEKYFPGASLPVVFFYSDHEGGANIVKGPKSLEEHRCVIADIARTARGRSLAFNIDSIGCGGGRKYLGFTEVLRPNFEYFLSYGIPGELEGERYKKSPELVGEVMKNMPKFSAPARYIVFKRWDMIEENDSPDVVVFFASPDVISGLFTLANFDESDPGGVFSPFGAGCSTIITYPYLEKDTSRPRCVLGMFDVSARPCVRANTLTFAAPFNRFTAMVANMDESFLTTESWKKVRRRIKA, encoded by the coding sequence ATGGACACGCAGCTGAAGGAAAGATTTGTGAGGTTGTGGGAGAAATACTTTCCCGGGGCCTCCCTGCCGGTGGTCTTTTTCTACAGCGACCACGAAGGCGGCGCCAATATCGTAAAAGGCCCAAAGAGCCTTGAAGAGCATCGCTGTGTCATCGCCGATATCGCGAGGACGGCACGCGGCCGGTCGCTCGCCTTCAACATCGATTCCATCGGCTGCGGCGGCGGAAGGAAATACCTGGGATTCACGGAGGTCCTCCGCCCCAACTTCGAGTATTTTCTCTCCTACGGCATACCCGGCGAACTCGAGGGTGAACGATACAAGAAATCCCCTGAACTCGTCGGCGAGGTAATGAAGAATATGCCCAAATTCAGTGCTCCCGCCCGCTACATCGTCTTCAAACGCTGGGACATGATCGAAGAGAACGACAGCCCCGACGTCGTCGTCTTCTTCGCCTCCCCCGACGTGATATCAGGACTCTTCACCCTTGCGAACTTCGACGAGAGCGATCCCGGCGGCGTCTTCTCCCCCTTCGGCGCCGGCTGTTCCACTATCATCACCTATCCCTATCTCGAAAAAGACACCTCCCGTCCAAGATGCGTCCTCGGCATGTTCGACGTCTCGGCCCGCCCCTGCGTCCGTGCAAACACCCTCACCTTCGCCGCACCTTTCAACAGGTTCACGGCGATGGTGGCCAACATGGATGAAAGCTTCCTCACAACGGAAAGCTGGAAAAAGGTGAGAAGGAGAATAAAGGCGTAG
- the pgm gene encoding phosphoglucomutase (alpha-D-glucose-1,6-bisphosphate-dependent) has translation MALSPLAGKPAPEEILVDLGRLERDYYGRKPDLDDPAQLVSFGTSGHRGSALAGTFNEDHILAIAQAICDYRQRKGTNGPLHMGKDTHALSGPAQRTALEVLAANGVDTMIQRDDGFTPTPVVSHAILSYNRGRSTGLADGIVVTPSHNPPQDGGLKYNPSNGGPADKQATQWIEDRANDLLRGGNREVRRIGYESALKAGTTRLVDFIMAYVEDLSKVIDMECIRSAGVTMGVDPLGGSAVHYWEPIKAFYGLDMTVVNDAVDPRFAFMTVDHDGKIRMDCSSPYAMAGLVALKDRFQVAFANDADADRHGIVTRSMGLMNPNHYLAAAIHYLLTHRPDWPKDAAVGKTLVSSSLIDRVVGDLGRRLSEVPVGFKWFVDGLFDGSYCFGGEESAGASFLRRDGTVWTTDKDGIIMGLLAAEMTARMDRDPGELYRELAARLGKPFYVRVDAPATPAEKEAIGCLTPEAIKEDELAGEPITSKMTSAPGNNAPIGGLKVATRNGWFAVRPSGTEDIYKIYAESFVDEGHLEAILNGARRIVKNSL, from the coding sequence ATGGCCCTTTCCCCCCTCGCAGGCAAGCCTGCCCCGGAAGAAATACTCGTCGACCTCGGCAGGCTCGAAAGAGACTATTACGGGCGAAAACCCGACCTTGACGACCCAGCCCAACTGGTGAGCTTCGGCACCAGCGGGCACCGCGGTTCGGCGCTCGCCGGCACGTTCAACGAAGACCATATCCTTGCCATTGCGCAGGCAATATGCGACTACCGTCAGAGAAAAGGGACGAATGGCCCTCTGCACATGGGAAAAGATACCCATGCGCTTTCGGGCCCGGCGCAAAGGACCGCCCTCGAGGTGCTCGCGGCGAATGGTGTGGATACCATGATCCAGCGCGACGATGGTTTCACTCCCACCCCGGTGGTCTCACACGCCATCCTCTCGTATAACCGGGGGAGGAGCACGGGTCTCGCGGACGGCATCGTTGTCACCCCCTCTCACAACCCGCCTCAGGACGGCGGTTTGAAGTATAACCCATCCAACGGCGGCCCCGCGGACAAGCAGGCAACACAGTGGATCGAGGACAGGGCGAATGATCTCTTGCGAGGCGGCAACAGGGAGGTCCGAAGGATTGGATACGAGTCCGCCCTGAAGGCAGGTACGACCCGCCTTGTCGACTTCATCATGGCTTATGTCGAGGACCTCTCGAAGGTTATCGACATGGAGTGCATCCGGTCCGCGGGTGTCACGATGGGGGTCGACCCCCTGGGGGGGTCCGCGGTGCACTACTGGGAGCCCATCAAGGCTTTTTACGGTCTCGACATGACCGTTGTCAACGACGCTGTGGATCCAAGGTTTGCCTTCATGACCGTCGATCACGACGGCAAGATCAGGATGGACTGTTCCAGTCCCTACGCCATGGCGGGATTGGTGGCGCTGAAGGACCGTTTTCAGGTGGCCTTCGCCAATGACGCCGACGCCGACCGTCACGGCATCGTCACCCGCTCCATGGGACTCATGAACCCCAACCACTATCTTGCCGCGGCGATCCACTACCTCTTGACGCACCGTCCCGACTGGCCGAAGGATGCAGCCGTGGGTAAGACACTTGTGAGTTCGAGCCTTATCGACCGCGTCGTGGGGGACCTCGGCCGAAGGCTTTCCGAGGTGCCCGTCGGCTTCAAATGGTTCGTCGATGGCCTTTTCGACGGGTCCTATTGCTTTGGAGGCGAGGAGAGCGCCGGCGCAAGCTTCCTCAGGCGGGACGGGACGGTATGGACAACGGACAAGGACGGGATCATCATGGGCCTCCTTGCGGCCGAGATGACCGCCCGAATGGACAGGGACCCGGGCGAACTCTACCGGGAATTGGCTGCCAGGCTTGGGAAACCTTTTTACGTTCGGGTGGACGCCCCGGCGACACCGGCTGAAAAGGAGGCGATAGGGTGCCTGACTCCCGAAGCGATCAAGGAGGATGAACTGGCGGGGGAACCGATAACGTCCAAGATGACGAGCGCCCCGGGGAACAACGCGCCGATAGGCGGCCTCAAGGTTGCCACGAGGAACGGGTGGTTCGCGGTGAGGCCCTCGGGCACGGAAGACATCTATAAGATATATGCGGAGAGCTTCGTGGACGAAGGCCACCTCGAGGCTATCCTGAACGGGGCACGGCGGATCGTAAAGAACTCCCTGTGA
- a CDS encoding DNA-binding protein has translation MKYQVGEVGRVILAHFEDGDEIIANLSGIVRKENIRGGIFYLLGGITEGRIVVGPVHDDVRPPEPTWREIVESHETLAIGTVFWYGDEPRVHIHGTYGKFDTVKTGCLRDEAKTFLIMEAVIIELKGVDAVRDLDPVINMALLKLTGPTSQL, from the coding sequence GTGAAATATCAGGTCGGTGAGGTGGGAAGGGTGATCCTGGCCCATTTCGAGGATGGCGACGAGATAATCGCCAATCTTTCCGGCATCGTCCGGAAGGAGAACATTAGAGGAGGCATCTTTTACCTTCTTGGCGGGATAACGGAGGGGAGGATCGTCGTCGGACCGGTGCATGACGATGTGCGCCCGCCGGAACCGACATGGCGGGAAATAGTCGAGAGCCATGAGACCCTCGCCATCGGCACCGTTTTCTGGTATGGCGACGAGCCGCGTGTCCATATCCACGGGACGTACGGGAAGTTCGACACCGTGAAGACGGGATGCCTGCGCGATGAGGCGAAGACATTCCTCATCATGGAGGCGGTCATCATCGAACTCAAGGGTGTCGATGCCGTTCGCGATCTCGATCCCGTTATCAATATGGCCCTTCTCAAACTGACGGGCCCGACATCACAATTGTAG
- a CDS encoding TolC family protein has protein sequence MAQDAPIRPGDPLDLDKAIDIALKMNPSIMGYQYTMKAREAQLGQARSGFFPKVDGSAGFTRNFEVNNTRDPYYGALLDQYNQNVANVTLKQMLFDFWRTPTDVNIGRLNVESSRRDVDNSLNTIANTVKSSYYGVLKAKRSRDVNLEVVDQYAKHFRIAFVFFEAGKKPKYDVTKAELDLSNARLTLINTENDLKVAWVNLNNAMGIDSDGEYAIHDNLAFEKYEITLEDALKTAHRARPDLKSLEAQRESAEKAVARAKQEYYPQVNGNAQYNFAGSRYPLGQGWYAGVALSVNLFDGLSTTNKVAEAQANKQSIDAKISAMKLQIMLDVKQAWLGLAKARQTIDTTNVQIRQATENLEIANLRYDAGLATPLEVTDATVTYSQAKLANINALFDYKVARANIEKAMGSR, from the coding sequence TTGGCCCAGGATGCACCCATCAGGCCGGGCGACCCCCTGGACCTTGACAAGGCCATAGACATCGCCCTTAAGATGAACCCGTCCATAATGGGCTACCAGTACACAATGAAGGCGCGCGAGGCCCAGCTCGGTCAGGCGCGGTCAGGTTTTTTCCCGAAGGTTGACGGCTCCGCCGGATTTACCCGCAACTTCGAAGTGAACAATACCCGCGATCCCTATTACGGGGCGCTCCTTGACCAGTACAACCAGAACGTCGCCAATGTGACCTTGAAACAGATGCTCTTCGATTTCTGGAGAACGCCGACGGACGTTAATATCGGCAGGCTCAACGTGGAATCGTCTCGCCGCGATGTTGACAACAGCTTGAACACCATTGCCAACACCGTGAAATCTTCCTACTATGGGGTTTTGAAGGCAAAGCGCTCGCGGGACGTCAATCTCGAGGTTGTTGACCAGTACGCGAAGCACTTCCGCATCGCCTTCGTTTTTTTCGAGGCGGGCAAGAAGCCGAAGTACGATGTCACCAAGGCCGAACTGGACCTTTCCAACGCCAGACTCACCCTGATCAACACCGAGAATGACCTCAAGGTCGCCTGGGTGAACCTCAACAACGCCATGGGTATCGACAGCGATGGGGAGTACGCCATCCACGACAACCTTGCCTTCGAGAAATACGAGATCACCCTGGAAGATGCCCTGAAGACGGCTCATCGGGCACGCCCCGACCTCAAGTCCCTCGAGGCCCAGAGGGAATCCGCTGAAAAGGCCGTGGCACGGGCGAAGCAGGAGTACTATCCGCAGGTCAACGGGAACGCCCAGTACAATTTCGCCGGAAGCCGGTATCCCCTCGGGCAGGGATGGTATGCCGGGGTCGCGCTGTCGGTCAATCTTTTTGACGGGCTATCGACGACGAACAAGGTCGCCGAGGCACAGGCGAACAAGCAGTCCATCGACGCGAAGATCAGCGCCATGAAGCTCCAGATCATGCTCGATGTGAAACAGGCCTGGCTGGGCCTTGCCAAGGCAAGACAGACGATAGATACCACGAACGTGCAGATAAGACAGGCCACGGAGAATCTCGAGATTGCGAACCTGCGCTACGATGCCGGCCTCGCGACCCCTCTCGAGGTCACCGACGCCACCGTGACCTATAGCCAGGCGAAGCTGGCCAATATAAACGCCCTCTTCGATTACAAGGTCGCCAGGGCCAACATTGAAAAGGCGATGGGGAGCAGATAA